One Littorina saxatilis isolate snail1 linkage group LG1, US_GU_Lsax_2.0, whole genome shotgun sequence genomic window carries:
- the LOC138960127 gene encoding uncharacterized protein codes for MQRELTKIFNAYNFPWYTKRKSGCRMESCSSTKSTVLTSFSTRRMRGCSRHFKETCFKYGKRALIPGSLPTNHVLQKSVETPKTPARKPPVSRPPPPGCLLQLRGNTTGHPSACCTMVSLGEQQGTDTVGPDLSMIPLSPQQQLD; via the exons ATGCAGCGTGAGCTCACTAAGATCTTCAACGCTTATAACTTTCCATGGTATACCAAACGGAAAAGCGGATGCCGAATGGAGAGCTGCTCTTCCACAAAATCAACCGTGCTGACAAGCTTTTCAACCCGAAGAATGCGAGGATGTTCCCGACATTTCAAAGAAACATGCTTCAAATACG GCAAGCGAGCACTCATTCCAGGAAGTCTGCCAACCAACCATGTGCTACAGAAGTCAGTAGAAACACCAAAGACTCCAGCCAGGAAACCCCCA gtcagtcgccccccacctcctggttgcctactacaacttcgaggaaatacgacaggacacccttcagcttgctgcaccatggtgtctcttggaGAACAGCAAGGAACAGATACAG ttggacctgacttgagcatgattccgttgtctccgcaacaacagcttgattga